Within the Salvelinus sp. IW2-2015 linkage group LG19, ASM291031v2, whole genome shotgun sequence genome, the region TGACCCTATAATAAAAACTGCAGACTGGACAATAACACTGACCCCCACTTTCCTCCAACATTATGGACCCTTCAATACCACCCCTGCCAGTTTTCAGGTTATTTGTATTCTTTCTTACAGGAGCAGTTTGTTTGCAAGTTGAAGGTAGACTCATCGAAATGATGTTGCCATGAGCAGCACTGGCTATTGAAATGAGCAAGATGCAACACTTAGCTCAAACAGTGCAGGGGTTcacagcgtggtagccagggcaccaaaataGCAAGAGAAGTTGAGCCCTcgcgcttcaacgctcttagttgctGCAGAAaatgacccactatgctgtttactttctacatCATATCACCGAGTCTACCTTTAACTATAGTAAGAGATGCCATACTATGGTTCACATTTTGCATATACAGTATCTGTACATTATGCCAGTTTTTTAAATATCCCCTAACATTGAGGAATAAAGGGAAGAGAGATGGACATAAGAAAAAATGTAAAGTGTGGAGGGAGAAATGCTAGGTATGCCTCAGCTCGGTCTAACATCGAGTCTCGTAGATGCCGCTTCGGCCAATGTAGCGCACCCATTTGACAACATCATAGATCACTGTAGTTCAGCTTGGACTCAACACCTTCAAGTAACGCACCTTCAGCCCAGAGGGGGCAAAACGGAACCTGCGGGGGACAAAGATATCCAGGTTAGGAGTTGTACGCAACTGCATATTAATACGTTAAGCTGAAATGCTCAATTATCATTGCGTGTGACTACAGCCATACCTCAAAGTTCATGGAGATGGGAGGACGGGCCCACTTCTTCTTATCGTTGGTGGGCAGTAGCTCGATTTCAGCACTGATCTGAGATTCCTTCATCCCAGCCATGCGCTTGATCCTACATACAGGaaacacacaccaatacaacAAAAGATCAGGGGCACACACATTCAACATCAGAAAGAGACATTCACAATCAAGGAAGGAGATACAAAACAAGAGTGTGATCTTTGATACtgtgatggagaaggagagggttaAAATAACACTAACTTCCATACGATGGCGTTCTCGCTGGCCTTGTACTTGGCCTTGCCTTTCATGCAGATCACCTGGACACCGCTTGTGTTGAGCGGCGTGGGAATGCGCACCTGGAGCCACAGAAAACATGTCATAACACGATAAACAAATTCTCATACAGCAGTCTAAACCTGAACTTTTTATAACAATAGCTGAAATGAACATAAACCTGGTATTTTCTTGGTCTGAGACAAAACATAAGGTAACTTCAAAAGAGGAACAGGTTTACCCCAAGGTTACTAACCACAATCTAAAAAGACAAAAGGCTGAATAGCTACCTCAATTTTCTGGGCCAGTAGCGAGGGTTTGAAGTTGGACTTGATGACCACTTTGACCTCCAGTTTTGTGCGGCCCACCTCCCTGACCAGCGGAATGACTCGGAAAGGTAGGATGATGTCTTTAGTGGTACGGTACCTGGTAAAACCACACCAAACTCATGTCAAAGCAGACACACGCAGGGGGCAACAGAGTACAAAGACGTACAAAGATATAGGCCGGGTAAAATCATCGGGCACATCTGAATAAATGCACACAGAAAGCGAAATGACATGCGCGTTCACAGGGTAATATAGGTTTGAAGTTTAGCCTGTGACACTTACCTCATGAGCTCATACTCTCCATCCGGGGGGATGAAGCTGATGCTGCGCTCCGAGTCAAACTTACTGAGacgcacacactggttgaatgtACAGTCGTCGATGGCTATGGACTGCTTACCACTGGTACTacaggagcagagggagaagGGTTGACTGTCTATGCACCATACACACCTGTTCATACAGACATTCAAAACTAACACAAACCAGTCATTTAAAAACGCACTACTCTACATGCCCCACTTCCTAACACGTCACCACCACccaaacacactcacaacacatagacacacaaaaaGGGATACCATGGCAACACAGCAACCCAGTGGATGCTATCCCTGTCAAAGACTGGGTCAGGGTTAAGGGTCAAGCGGGTGGGAATGTGGGTAATAAAGACTCTCACTGATGACTAAGAAATACACAACCATTGGGAAGTCCACTAAAGATTTGAGAAGGCTAGTTYGCTAATTGAAGAGAATGTCACACTATTCGGTTAATACAGTAAATGTTGGGAGCCTCCTCAAATGCTTAGTAAAGCAGTCGCCATTAATGACACCAAAGACAAGACAGCAGGGAGGTATGTGAGTAAGGCCAGATATCAATACAGTACCTTCCTCCTCCCCCCAAATCACTGAGGTACAGaacaagagagggaaagaaagatgtATCGAATGGAAAAAATGGTAAGTCTCAACACAAGCTCTATATAGAGGTCTTAGTCCAGGGACTGACAGTTGGTCTGATAAAGATCACATTCCTATTTCCACAGAAGGTTAAATCAGAATCAACACCACTGCCTATCAGTCTGAATAGTCCAAGTTGAAAATCAATTGAGAAATACATTCTTTATCTGATTCTGCAGCACAAGTCTCTTGTATTACGCTCCAGCCCTTTAATGACAAGCTCTGTCCAGAGTTGGGRTCAAATTCTTTTCAATTCAGAACAGGaactaaactgaaattccaattctcctCATGAAATTGgcaattggaatttcagtttagttcctgaattGAAAAGGAATAAACACCAACCCTGGGTCCATCCAAAAACAGCCCCTCTTACTCACCTCTTTCCCACCTCATCAGTGACACCGCCTTTACCCGCCTTATCAATGACAATTTTGTCATTCATGCCAAATTTGCACTCCGGCATTCCGCTGAGGTAGCTCTTCATTACCACACGGCCGGACACGTGGGCACTCAGGACCTGACCTGGAGGGGATAAAAGTGAAAGGTTCAATCATTAGGGCCTTTTCTCAATCGCATactcctcgtgtcctctctcctcaaaaACCATtggaagagaagctgagaggggagggacctctggctttctcattcaatgggttttgagacggcgaggagagaggacgtgagcACTATGCCATTGTGATTCTCCCATTGAAACATTACTCCTACACTTCCCCTAGTTATTTTTGCTCTTAGCATATTCAACACCTGTTTAGGCAGTTTACTTTCAAGTGTTATGACCAACATTCACCTTGAGGCGACATAAGCAGGTTGACACTCTCCAGCACATCCAAGAAGAGCTCATTGCGCCGATACTTGATGCCTTCGCGACGCCAACCAATCTGCCCAGTCACCTGACTAGTGATCTGAGACTGCTCTTCCTTTGTCTGGAAAAAGAGGCAGATCAACATGATATGAAGTGGAAAAAACAACATATGGTTGAAACCAGGCCCAATGTCCCAAATAGAACTGAAATCAACAGCCCAAACCAAATGAGGCTCATCATTACCTGATGCTGCAGCCGGCCGTGTCCACAATCCCAGAGAAAGAAGAAACAATAGGAGAAACCTTTAGAAAACAGTTGGAAAACAGACGGCACACAGTTCTGCTACAGAGCCCATTGCAGAGCTCATCAACAGTGACAAGGAGATACTTCTCATCCTCACCTGGCCCTTGATGCCCTGCTGGGTGATGAAGGTCTTTAGTGCTCCGGTCTCAGAGTTCTGGGGATACCCGAAGTCCAGGATCTCTGCACACAAAACAAAGAAACCAAACCATGAATAAATGATGAAGGGTAAGAGAGAGTAAAGAAGATCCGAAAGGCATGACTGTGCGAAGTGACAGTTACCGTCGAGCAGCTCATAGATCAGCACAAAGTTGTTCTTGATGTTCTCTTCGCTGACCTTGCCAAAGTAGGCGGCCATGACGTCACACATCTTGTAGAGGAACTCGAACACCATGGCAGCGTTGACATTCTGCTTGGTGACCGCCGCCAGCCAGATGTTGGAGCGCTTGACATGGAAGAAGCTGGTACGTGCAATGTTGGTCACAGGAGAGCGCACCTGCTGCCGGGCATGGATCACATTCACACGGAATGCGTCCACCGCGTTGCGCCTGAgaaaaggaggtagagagagcaaGATACGGATGACTTATGTCAGGAGTAAGGAGCAAATGTGGAAGAGGATCTTCCTCCTATCTGCAGTTGATCACAACAAAAGCAAACTCATAATAACACGCTCTTGATTAATACGCACATATACATAAGTAGTCTGTAAAGTAATGTGTATAAATTACCAGTCTCCTCTAGGCTTTCAGAGGGATAGTCACACACTAATCACCTACACTACCTTCCATACATTCCCTTTTCAGACCTTCTACTTGACATCCAAGATGTATAAATCACTACAGTTCTTACTACAGATGAGGCAGCATGTCCAGACAAGACTGACGATTCTCAATCAGTGATGTGCAATATTCTGGAATAGATCCTTAGGTGCCGGGTCCACAACTTCTGTGAGCTTGACAGTAGTGAAAAT harbors:
- the LOC111979606 gene encoding LOW QUALITY PROTEIN: AP-2 complex subunit mu-A (The sequence of the model RefSeq protein was modified relative to this genomic sequence to represent the inferred CDS: substituted 1 base at 1 genomic stop codon), coding for MIGGLFIYNHKGEVLISRVYRDDIGRNAVDAFRVNVIHARQQVRSPVTNIARTSFFHVKRSNIWLAAVTKQNVNAAMVFEFLYKMCDVMAAYFGKVSEENIKNNFVLIYELLDEILDFGYPQNSETGALKTFITQQGIKGQHQTKEEQSQITSQVTGQIGWRREGIKYRRNELFLDVLESVNLLMSPQGQVLSAHVSGRVVMKSYLSGMPECKFGMNDKIVIDKAGKGGVTDEVGKSTSGKQSIAIDDCTFNQCVRLSKFDSERSISFIPPDGEYELMRYRTTKDIILPFRVIPLVREVGRTKLEVKVVIKSNFKPSLLAQKIEVRIPTPLNTSGVQVICMKGKAKYKASENAIVWKIKRMAGMKESQISAEIELLPTNDKKKWARPPISMNFEVWLFRFAPSGLKVRYLKVLSPSXTTVIYDVVKWVRYIGRSGIYETRC